The Labrus mixtus chromosome 21, fLabMix1.1, whole genome shotgun sequence nucleotide sequence TGGCCAGCTCCATGCGTCCTCTCCTGGATTCAtttgttcttctcccctctgTTGAAGGTACAGGCTGCACACGGCTAAGAGCACCACATATCAATGTCCATTTACTCCTCGTGCAATGTAAGCACTTATCAGCTTGAAACCTCGACTGCTCTTTCCAGCAGCACTATAGCACTTTATTATTGCTAGTATTGTTTTTACCTAAtggttacattttcttttcttggttGTATGATGAGGTTGTGTTGCACTGCCCTGTCTTtttatatattgtgtttttacccACTGCTGTAAATCGAATTTCCCTTTTGGAGGGACAATAAAGCTCTTCACTGAAAAATGACTAAAGTCTCATGGGACAACTTTTCAGGTCGAAAAATCCCGTTAGAATCACATCCCTGATtaatagaaacacaaaatggCCACAGAATATTTCAGACAACAAAGTTTATAATCTGTTTCATTCATACATAAAAGAGAGACACTGACTGAATATATATGGATCATTCTGTGAACACTGGTTCTGTGTGATGTGAAAATTGTTCATGATGAGAATGTGGTATTCATGGAGTCTTTACTCAGAATCATTTCACTCGAGgcacttttcttttcacttctgTGTCCGTCTTGCCGGCcttctttttgctcttttggtCAGTTTGCTTGGTgattttttccctttctttgaCACGGGGGGTTTGGGGGCTTTTTCAAGCTGCTTCTTCTTGGATCGTTTCtacaacagagagaaaatgcAATCAGGATGGATCATCAGTCCACTGAAGACACTTCTCCAaaataacatttgaaatattcaaattgAATCGAGCAAAAGTCACTGACCTCCAGCTTGGGTTTTTTGCTAGGTGTTGCTATGGGAACCAGCTGTGggatttcctcctcctcctttccttcctctccagTGGCATCTGTTTGCTTTATtccgtctttcttcttcttctttgcctaaaaaaaaaaaaaaaaagcccaaacatgTGAGCTGGTAATTTCACACAATATATGTGACTCAGACACCAGATGTCAACTCGTGCTCACCTCTTTCTTGGGTAGGTCAGTAGGATTCTCTTCCTTCATCAGCGAGTCGAGGTTGCTCAGGTCTGAGGTGTAGATGGGCAGAGCCACTGACGTTTGACTCTTTAAATGTATGAGCTTCACCACTGGCCCGCTCTGTAAAtggaaatgcaaacaaaaaatcaaaaatgtggaaaagttgagttttttttttttttttttaaatcagagtgtGGGTGGAgacaagtaaaaaaagaaatctgtatACAGCCTCAAGAAACACTCAAACATTGACTTAATATAGAAAGCAGGAACACAGAAATGTCAGGATAAAACTGAGATACTATGAGAGACATGCTGAACTGCTAATCATTATGAGTTCCAATATGTTTATAGAAGTCAGTCCATTAACAGTCTCTGTTGAACATGTCTAACTTTAAACCAaacatataaaaagaaaagacaattcTCTGGGCAGCACACTCACTGCACGTATTTTGGACACCACTGTTTGGACGGCGGCCTCGATGTTGTCTGTCACCTCGTCTGCAGTCATCCCGGAGTGGGCGATGCGTGCCATGCTAAAATAAGGGCACatcataaaaaacattcaaacatgagAAAGTGACTCTGCAAACATCATCGGTACATGAAGGGACTTTTGCATTCATGAGTGTTGTGTATCAAAGTTGTAGAGACAGGCTCCACAGGATGAGGAGGTCCGTCTGGATTTACGTTGACTCTCTTTAGCACCAGCTACTGCCCGTATCAAACACTTCACAGAATCGACAGGGTTGCTGAGAGGTgctacaaaacatttaaacagtctGTAAAACTCTTCACGGATAGTTTGACATCTTGTTGAAGCAACAACGATGACCACGTTTTCTGTGAAGCTGTGATAAAAGGTTGTGTCATAGACAACCAAACAAAGCAGTTTCtgatttgatcatttgtttgaCGAGAAGCAGGAGTGTAAATCTCACCAGCAGCAGCCCTTCTTGTTAACCTTCAGGTTGGTGCCCTGGATGACTCTCTGGATGTCTCTGGCCAGCTGTTTGCTTTGCAGGTTCACACACAGTGGCTCTCTGGGGAAGACAGGAGTGAGGTAAGAAGGCATCTACTGCCGCTACACAAACTAGTTTAACCATTTTCTGATCCTGCTTGCCTCAACTATGCaagggattctttttttttagccaagCAGCTAATAAATCaatttgctgttgttgttgttattcagTGAAAGTTGTGTGCTGATTTAACGGAGCAGAACTACAACTGGTGATTACAGAGCTGACAAAGGTCAAAACATAGAAGCCAGCAAAATGcttgtatgctgtttttttttaatcatgaacATTAGGGGTGTACACGTGTAACCGGTTAGTAAATCATAACCGTTTAGGAAAAATCAGTAAAcgaaaactgttttattttttattttttaaatgttttagagaCACACATTCAATCATCTCTgatcaaaaacaacacatactatttatttagagatgaaTAAAGCTACAAATGTTCCACTTTGACAACGTTACTGCGCTCACAAATGAACGTGATAAATGTTGGACAACTGACCACCGGGCATTACGTCACGTAACAAGTAAGTTTCACTTTTGACTTGCGATGCAGCCAAGACTACTCAGCGAAGTGCGGCTTGGAGGTTTTTTGAAAAAAACGAGAAAGGAGACCAAGTCAAATGTACACTGTGTGGTGTACATTTGACTTAGTGATCGGGGGCCTGAGTCCTTCTGATCGAGGCTCAGCCCGTGGACGGTGCGAGGCCGGTCTTCTCGGAGTCGGGTTGTTTGGGAATGCAGCCCAAAGCGGGTGGTAAACTCCATCTAAGGCTAAATACTGGCACGAGACCGATAGTCGACAAGTAAGGGAAAGTTGAAAGGAACTTTGAAGAGAGAGTTCAAGAGGGCGTGAAACCGTTGAGAGGTAAACGGGTGGGGTCCGCGCAGTCTGCTCGGGGGATTCAACTCGGCGGGTAAGGGACATTTGGCTTTCATACTCATCATGGTAGTTGTTTTATCATAGCCTTGTTATAGgcctaaaataaatacatacaggtatttgtttttaaaacttctatggcaagttttctgtgttacttatatagcctactttatAAAGCACAATTGTATCTGTCTGACAACTTTGAGTGGCGGCAGTGATGCGGAGAaatctttctgaaaagtggcCGCACCCTCCATTGGTTGTATAGCGCGATTGTggtccacttttttttatttattattaatttaaaaaaacgtacACACGGAAAAAAATGACATCGTGTAACCGTTTAAATTTTTTTGTAACCATTCACACCCCGACGTAAAAACACCAGAGAGAGTAGGACATTGCTTACCTTTTCCTCTCGTAGAAATGCTTCCCGAGGTGGGATGGCAGCAGGCGGCGGACGCGTTCATCAGAGAGGAACAAATCGTAGTTCCCCACGAGACGACGTTTGGCTTCAAATGGTTTGTACTCCGTCCTCAGGGCCTTGTAGGGGATGATCTGCAACCAATACAGggacacacaataacaataaaagcCATTATTTGAGATCTTTATTTAGAACAGTGGTTTGTGAGTTAACCACTGTCTGTGTATTCAACATTTATTGCACCTGACAGGTAATATTTCCATCTGTGACAGTACTCCATGGTAAATACCTCAGAGATGTTTTTGACTCCCTTCACCTCCAGGAGCTTCTTATAAAACCTCTGTGTCTGTTCTGAGGTCATTTTGGGCTCATCTCTGGTGAAGAGGCAGATCTCGTCTGTGTCTGGTCGTTGTCCATGGGGCAGGGGACTGAGGACGGAAACAAAAAGTTCACATCAATTAAGTCAATTCAGAATAATGACAAGGAAAGATCtgccaaacaaaaaacaaaaagtataaGGCAGTAAGACAGCTCGATGCTCCTGCCTCGTGGACTCACATGCGGATGGTCTGTGCCTCTTTAGGGACCTTCCAGAGAGTGAAGAGCAGGCTGATCTGCTGAGTCTCCTCCAGGAAAAGAGCGTCAGGGGTGGACTTTGTTTTCAGGAATGCCTGCAAGGCTTGTACTGCCTTTTTAACCTGACAGACACATTAAAAGtagagttgaaaaaaaaaaaaaagaccaaacacagcCCCCTAGAAGTTGTCTTCAAGGGGTTTAGTCTTTCTACTGATCGGCTGAGAGTTAGCTTCAGTGCTAAAGCAAACACGCTGGCTAACGCTTGCTATGTAAGAGCTGCTGTTGGATAATAACATGATTTATTTGACAGTCGTGTTTTTATCTATCGACAGAAATGTTGCTCATTAAAAGTTTTAGAGTTTTGAAGTAAAAAGACAGTTTTACCTGTGCCCGGTCCAATGCAACTCCTTTTCCCTCAGCCATGCTGTCTGCTTCACGTGTGAACAGTAGCCACGCATGCGCAAGAGGAGTACTACTACGTCACTTGAtacaaagtcaactttatttaaacaggaaCTGGGAACAATGAGGACAGTGAAGTTGCCTCTGAAGGAAAGTTGAATTCAAATGATGAATACAGATATTTAAGTTAATATTAAAGTTTCTGCACTTGAATGTTATCATTCTATTAAACACGTGTTTATGATTCGTTATGTTAGGGAGCTATGAAACAATCCACAGGCTTTTTAGAAATCATTGTATCCTCAAACAATGCAGCACTCCTTTCATTAGTCATTTTCTGGGTCTAACCATTTTCAACAGGAAATATCAGAATGGATATTTCTGCTGATATGAATTCACTTGTGTTTATACCTATTCAAAGGAAAACCAATACACCTTTCTTTTGCAGCTTGATCATTTATTGTCAATTATATCTGTAACAgctgtccgtgtgtgtgtgtgtttttatccaTGGTTAATCAGAGAAGTATGTCAGCTCAATCCAAGTCAACCATCTCCCGTGGAGAGAGACCAAACTAAAATAATTTGGTGCAGCAACCcttaaaaccaaataaaatgtCCTCTGGAGTCTTAATCCCACTCTTAGACAGGGAGATGAACTTTGCAAATCAAAATTACAGGCTTACACTGGTCTTTAGCAggatatttctgtatttcttcccCAAACTCACGACACTGCATCCAGCTCCATTCTAAAAACAAATGGCTTGGCCGTCCGACAGTGCGGTTAGCCATGGGAGTACAGAAGGGGGGACTTGTAGCTACATTAGTGGCATAGCTGAGCTCTCAATATGAGAAAGCTGACACACTGGACTTGGTCTCTCATTACATATTGTTCATCAAAAAAACTGATTCAGTCTTGATTCCTTCATCTGATGCAATTTGATTCTCCTCTTTATTGATCTTCTCCTCAGCATAGTTGTGTGTAAAGAGAGAGTAGCTGTTGGGGTCGGCTCTAGCAGCGTTTCTCctctggtaatgactggaagaaCTCCATGCATGCTGCCACGGTTGCATTTAGTCCTTTTCTGGCACCAGCTTCAGCACTTTGCCAATGGCGATGGTTTTACCTGTTGGAGGAGTGTAGAAATGGAAGTGAGGAAGAAAACTGTGACAAGGAACTCTAAGTTTATCGGCGGAAATATAACCCggacatgcacaaaaacaaataaaccaacttaaaaaaaaaagaaaatcttgtcGTGTCTGTGAGCAAGTTATGTAAGCTCTATTAACTTAGGACACGTCTCAACAGTGCTCTTACCTTCGTCCCGCAGCGTGAATCGTCCCATCTGAGGGAAGTCCTTGAAGGTCTCTAAGCAGATGACTCCTGCTGCCCGGAGCCTGGCGATACACACCTGATCCTGCTTGACAAAGCGTGGTCGTGTTTTGCTTTTGTCCCCCGTCTTCTTGTCCACCAGACAGATTAAGGCCTGCAGGAGTTCATCCACAGATCAGTAATGACAGAAAACTGTCCAACAGAACAGAATATGCATTGAACAGCTGGAAAAGCCGAGCAGAAACTAACCGTGATCTGCACTTCTTCGATGCAGGTGTGGATATGAAGAACTGCATTGTATCCAGGACAAATGATTGATTTGTGCTCAATGATGACGATCTGAAAGAGAAGGAGCAGATCAGCCgtcacatttcaaacatcacAAATCACAGTTCAATCTGACATGCTCATGAGATTGCAAAGTGTTAAAATAACAAGATAATTAAACTGTCTATCCTTCTCCCCTCTTTAGATCACAtcttaacaaacaaacaaaatactttCATTCATCCAGCACACGACCATCAGAGCCACACGTAAAGTCAGAAGGTCTGATCATTTGCAGACGTCGTCTTAGATATTTCGATTACCTGTGCATCAAAGGTGCGACCGGAGTGGCAGAGGTTGTCGGGGCTACAGAGGATAAAGCCAGGGAGGATTTCTTCCTCCTCGATGCCCTTCAATCTCAACTTCAGATTCTCCCCAGGACTTGCATCGTCTGTCTCCACATCGTCGCTGAGCAGGCTCAATACCTCCACTGTGTGctgcaacaacacacacacatagctatgtgtaaatatttacatgaaagacacaaacataatTTCTGTATTGGACATGTGTCTGGTGTTTGAACTAGAACTAAACCATTTGTTCCTGcatcattttctgtctgttgttgctgaaaacatttcacacaggtATGAAGACTTGGTGTTATTTCTGCTAGATGGATTTCTGGTTCTCTGTTGGatgaagaaaaagtgaaaacagaggAGATCTCTCACCCTGTTTGGCATCATGACCAGCTGCTGGGCTTTACTGATACATCCAGACTCCAGCTTCCCCAGGATAACTGTCCCCATGTCCTGCAGGCCCAAACACACCATCAGTTAATGCACATAGGACATCACCTTCATCACCTTCATCCAAGAAATGATTCATTGACAAAAATGATAAGTAAGTAAATACACCtgtaacaagaaaaacaatcagacCTGACCTCTTTAACCTCACACAAGCTTTTCATACGGTGAACAGGTTTGATCATATAAGCAGCTTGGGCCAATCGAGTGAGTGTTTAAACTTCAGCCAGAGAGTGGACTGATCCAAGTGTAATCCAAGTGTAATGAAAAACCCTACACAATTTCACAAACCATCACCATTGACTTAGTTTTCACACCAAGCTTTGACAAAATGTTTCAGCTCTTGTTTATAAATGCACTCTTTAAAAGTATAGTTAGTCATTTTGGTAAATACTCTCAATAGCTTGCTGTCACAAAAGTAAATAGGAAGCTATGACCAACAGCTGGTTGGCTTAAAGACTGGAGACTGCAGGAAACAACTAGCTTGGCTCTTTCTAAATTTAAGGAAACCACTTGAAAGCTCTTGTGAAGCTCATTAATTAATAAACAGAGCTCTGTATCTTACTACAGGGACAGGGttgttcttcctctttgtttccatgttttgtGCAAAGCTAACCTGCTGCTGGAGCTAGCTGTGAGAGTGATATAGATTTCCATATCTAGCTctagacaaaaaagaaagaaaaaaaagctgaatttgggggggcgctggtagccaagtggttagtgcgctcgccccatgtatggaggcattCGTCCTCGAGGCTGACCTGTGGTGCTGAAgttgttcagatttttttaaaaagacagctaTAGCTTTTGATAGGGATGACCAATGCATCGTAAAATACACGTTTATATAGATAGatgtactttattgatcccaaactgggaaattctACCTGCTGTCTATATGTAAATGAAGACTTTTAACTGTAGTAGACCATCGTGATATTGAGCGCCTGAATAataaatattcaagttttttctgTACTCATGCTGCAGTGTGTAACTGCACAAAGCTGTGTGGATCTGCACTTGTCTCTGTCATTAGTATGCAGCACTCAGTTCAATGAACCATAATCCCCTTACATCTGGAGAACACCAGAGAGGACTACTTAACCACGGCGTAAGGTTCTTATGGAAAAGGAGCGAGAGGACTATTGAAAACTACTGAGAGacaagaggatgaagagaaaagaCAACGTTTGAAGAAAAAGGACCTTGTACAGACAACTGAGAGCTTCAAAATAACTCCATTCCACCGACACTTGCAGTCGGTTTTGAACCGCCTCCAGCAGCTGAACTGAGGCGAATGCCAAGAAGCTGAATTATCTTAAAGAGCTGTGTTTATGCAGAGGCTGCAGTGTGCGTAAATATGCTGCTGTGCTTTTGGAAAATCACCAGAGAGGATAGAGAATGACAAACTGGAAAGGgagattttgttgttgttgttggtgaatgGAACAAACCCAGAGACACATGAGGTCCACTCATCTGCTGAGGACTGAGCAGCAGAGTAGACGAGCTGACAcagatttctgttttgttgctcTTTACAAACAGAATCAATGGCCTCCACCTGCTCACCTTGTACTTGTCAACAATAGGTAGTCTGACTGGTCCGTCGTTGGATCTGGTAAAGTTTGGCAAACTGTCCAGGTGAGGAATAAATGGCAAACCCCTGatgaagaacagaaaagaagGTCATTTCATTACCATTTCATTGCTGAATGTAATGACAGGTTTGGTGTTGTTTGGACAACTTTTCTAATGTGGACACTAAAAATAGAACAAGTCCTGATGAGTGGCTTCATGTTCGACGTGttacaaaagtagaaaaaatgaAGATACCAACAGAGACAATGTGATGACTCAATGCTGTGTTAGTGCCAATGAGGTCAACAAAATGCTCACACATAACTCGGATTCCCTTCGAGGAAAAattagcaaaaatgtcaaagaaatgaaaggtgATATTGATGCAGCATTAACAGATTTCTTGCCAATTTTGAACCAACTGTGTCTAATATTTTACATCGattcttaaaaaacaactatcgggtaaaaaaaaaaagttgggatAAGCTCGAGTAGAGTGAGCCCACAAGCAGCTACATTAGAGACTATATCATCAGTGCTTCTTCTTGCTCAGATTCATCATCAAGCTTCCTGAGTGTCATTTAGTCTCCAAAATACGTTAAAATATCTTCCACTTCAACGCAAGATAAACTGAGCGTGTGTGGATTAGACAACCTGAGAACACGT carries:
- the rsl1d1 gene encoding ribosomal L1 domain-containing protein 1 — translated: MAEGKGVALDRAQVKKAVQALQAFLKTKSTPDALFLEETQQISLLFTLWKVPKEAQTIRIPLPHGQRPDTDEICLFTRDEPKMTSEQTQRFYKKLLEVKGVKNISEIIPYKALRTEYKPFEAKRRLVGNYDLFLSDERVRRLLPSHLGKHFYERKREPLCVNLQSKQLARDIQRVIQGTNLKVNKKGCCCMARIAHSGMTADEVTDNIEAAVQTVVSKIRASGPVVKLIHLKSQTSVALPIYTSDLSNLDSLMKEENPTDLPKKEAKKKKKDGIKQTDATGEEGKEEEEIPQLVPIATPSKKPKLEKRSKKKQLEKAPKPPVSKKGKKSPSKLTKRAKRRPARRTQK